CGTTGTCAAATTATAAAGTCATCGTAAAATAGGTCACACACGTAAACAAAAATCACACACATTATACGTTTTGTCTATAACCGTGACATGCGCAATGTGTGATTTGCAATATCTCATTTCATTCAGCAGTAGGACATATTGACACTAAACGGTgccttatttggtaatatatttATGAACGACAGTCTTTCATGTCAGACTTTTGTAAATAAACATTTCTTCCTCAATGCAGAACTTGAACAGACTAGCACGTGCTACAGTTGTGCGTCACAAGTCTTCTGTCCCCACTGAAGAACTAACAAATGAGCATCAAACAGCAGGGTTGTCATTTGGTAAGACATGTTTCTAACTAAAGTATAAGTACTAATATTCGAACACTGGCAACATCTTTTCTTAGCACatattatttaaattatacaaaatgtatacgcGTTTAACAACTTTCTCATATCTTTGGCTCTTTGGATTCAGGGTACGAAGAGAACATGGGTGTTTGAAGGAAAAAAACGAGAGTCGATAGCGCGCGTCACATAAATACCCCCACGTCGGtccttttgtgtgtgtgtgtgtgtgtgtgtgtgtgtgtgtgtgtgtgtgtgtgtgtgtgtgtgtgtgtttgtccagcccatgcagtctgcagatccgcgtggaaacacaaaaacaaccctccctacttcagtgaagacaactgcagagacAATACAGGGGTTAAAAATTTACGGTTGTCAGAAGTCCCGAACTCGTGAAATTGCCTGTTAGACTAGTGGTTTTCAATTTCCACTAGTGTTGGTCTAGATCTAGTGGGTGTTGACGGGAATTTTTAACCCCTGCAacatgaactagcctatgacatctgccccacacacacttgctctaaagaactaaataaaaagaacagtaactgcaataaatagtagattgagtgactagtttgttgagaaaaaaaataaaaaaaataaaaaaataacgtCGTCGCACTATTGTAGACAAACTATCCTGACCGGAAACAATTATTTTGGcctgacatttttttaaaagttattttaaaCGAGTTATGTCCTATATATGGGGTATTGTAAAAGCGATACATAAAGTGACTGATCATGGTATGTTTATCATAACCAATACAGATACTTCATTACTATTGCATCCATAATATGTTCGTCTTTTTGGCAAGAAATCTGTCACGTGATGAAAAACAACGTCATGATGCACATTTGAaacttacatattttttttattgtagaACTGTCCCCTGAGCTGACACAAGTTCAGGATATTGTTCGTAAATTTACAAGGGAGGAAATTGTTCCAATAGCGGCAGAGTTTGACAGGACTGGAGAGGTCAGTAAAATCAGGATTCTACTATTTTTGATTTCAGTCATTTTGCTCGACGTCTAAAAAATTAATGTCCACGTAATGTATTTAATTGGATACCACTGATAGCAACCACCATCATTTCATACTTTCCGAATCCCAACGCTAATTCTAAATCGTTTCCATGGGAACTATATACAACAGATGACTTTAATCGTGTCAATGAATGTCAAATTGCATCCTTTGTATTTTGAATACCTTGTTTATGATAAACTGTGTGCACACATTTAGTGACAATATCGGCTGTCAGTCTGAATCTCACCTGTGTTCAGTTTTGCGGAATGTTAGTTTCTCTGTGAAGTTTTAATATCAATGATTACGGATGTAAAACATAACAAGCAATATTTCTTAATTTGGTGAATCTAATTtatttccactgtagtatccaTGGGTCATTATAAAGAAACTATGGGAATTGGGACTTTTGAATCCAGACATACCTGAAAAGTATGGTGAGTTTGTTTGACCCTTGACCTGAAAAGTATGGCGAGTTTGTTTGACCCTTGACCTGAAAAGTATGGTGAGTTTGTTTGACCCCTGACCTGAAAAGTATGGTGAGTTTGTTTGACCCCTGACCTTAAAAGTATGGTGAGTTTGTTTGACCCTTGACCTGAGTTGACCTGAAATGTATAATACTAGCTACTAGCGTTATTGATCTCGCGAAACAAAGACAGAGAGGAGGGGAAACAGAGAAAGGTGGAGGGAGAGACGgagagagagacatagacagacagatagacagaagCAGACAATGAGACAGAGGGGGAGACATTGATGTGTTACTGTAACATATAGAATCCAAATAAATTGCAATTCAAATGGTCAAGACAAAAGAACGAATCTCTAACGACAGTcttttttaatcttttaaatGTTTTCCTTGTATAAGCATTGCCAGTATGTtcgttgttattattattatttattattattctaTCTCCAGGTGGACCAGGTTTAGGGATACTGGATGCCTGTGTTGTTGGTGAAGAGATAGCATATGGATGCTCAGGGATGTGTACTGCGGCACTTGCTAATTCGCTTGGGGTATGTTATTTTCTCCATTTCATTTCACTTGTTCAAAGAAAATAATCAGAGTAATTCCAGTTAACGTGAGGgttaaattttcattattttgtgattttagcatcccaccgctgccaccagttcTACATCCCACTGTTGTCACATCGGTTAGGGTTACGATTGGTTTCAGGGTTAGGATGAAGGTTAGGTACCCTCACAGCAAACCATATCaatcaaatcactgctgacaaccGCCCAGTGAATCAATTGTCAGTCGTGATTTGAGGAGAGGAGTGTGTCTCGCAGGAGTAAaacgggaacagttgggtaaaaCAGTAGGGATAATGTTGTACAGATGTTGACCTCGGCCCCTACCATGTACTCATCTAGTCTTTgagagttctggccttcagctcagccaattagatccaaacataggtatttattaatgcagtgccttcacgtAAATTCACTCTAGTGGTGGTAGTAGAGGGAAATAACTAATGCCTTTAAAACTACGAGTGTGGTGGCAGCGTTGGAATTAAGTCATTATAATTGATTCTTGGATTCATGTTCCTTTCtatgtctgacagcatttaaaccatgtttgaaatattttaacggggggggggggccgaGTCATTAGAGAAATgaaattgagggagggccacTTTTCAGCACGACGGAATCGAATCAGGccgggagggtcacattttacaggGTCTGATCCGTAACCTGTAGTAACTGAAGGCTCTCTTACAATGAAACATTCGCAGACGTTGTTTGAATGGTGatgacttgttttgttttgaataatgCATCAGACACTTGTTCGTTGATCGTGATTGTAAACGATATAAACAAAAGTGGACTTGGTCAGCATCATACATTTGACtcactattttttaaaaagtcgaTTGATGAACAACTTTGTGAAAGTTTGTACTTCAatacacaattttatttattttatttattataattatctcTTTCACACAGCAAATGCCAGTCATCTTAGCAGGTAATCATGAACAGAAGCAAAAATATTTGGGACGATTGATGCAAGAACCCTTGGTTGCTGTAAGTATTATTATCCCGAAATGTTTAGTCACGTATGAAAAATAGCACTTGACAAACACCACCATCCATGGTATTTCAACAACATATAGTTATAGAGTTTACTATAATGAAAGAAACTCACCATAAAGTAATTTGAATTTGTTacaaatgaggaaagaaaagtgacatgtgtaggaattgaacccacATCCCCTAAACAGttgtcagagtgctctaaccagctgagctaaggTACCCACTGGTAGATTCcgtgaattgaacccacgtcccctaaacactagtcagagtgctctaaccagctgagctaaggTACCCACTGGTAGATTCCTtgaattgaacccacgtcccctaaacactagtcagagtgctctaaccagctgagctaaggTACCCACTGGTAGATTCCGTGAATTAAAGCAATGAGGATCATACAATTATTATGATACATGGCTTTTAAAATAGTGTTTTGGTTTGCTATGGGTGAAAGAAACTCACAATTATATAGTCAACCAAACCTGTATGTAGGTAGTGGATGCTTAGTCATATGTAAGCTGTATAAGCGAAATTATGTAAGGTTGGAATTGCTTCTTTGTCTACCTCACTTCAACCAGGAACTTTCTGAGCTTCACAACGTATTATCATACAagtataaacatatacaatagTCGGCTTGTGCTATCATGATAACGACCACGAATTGGGTGATACTATATAATTTCGTGACCGCTACCACAACCTGTAGTCGACTCTCATGTTTTATATGACACTGGAGTAGTATGTCGGTGGTGtcatttttgaataaaattacgTCGCCTTGTAAACATGCCGtccaaatgttttgatttgatcTAATTGTGACAGTACCTCTTGCAAAAACAAAGATTTGCATTTTAATTTGTTGACTTCCTAAACAGTTCAGACAttaaacatatttaaaattcTCACTAAAATTTAATAGTTTTTTCTCGCCTGTCGCGTTTTAGGCGTACTGCGTAACTGAGCCGGGGGCTGGTTCGGATGTTGCTGGAATTCAACTCAGAGCAGAAAGAAAGGGCGATGTATATGTGTTAAATGGACAGAAAATGTGGATTACAAATGGTGGTGTGGCTAATTGGTATTTTGTGTTGGCCAGAACTCATCCAGATCCCAAGGCTCAAGCCAGTGAAGCATTTACTGGGTTTATTGTTGATAGAGATACTCCAGGACTTCAGCCGGGTAGGAAGGTAAGTCGTAAGATACACGGGTCACGGTGTCATTTGTTGGAGAAGAACGACATGAGATATACAGTTTAATAAGATCACACCATATAATGATTTGTAAGCACTGACAGATTTCTTTGACTGCCTGTGTATAGGCAAATACCATTGGGCACAAATTGAGTTTACAGGCCTTTTCTCTAATATAATTTGTGTTTGTACATTTGACGTCATTACAAAAGGTTTACTGACTGTGTTTGTACATTTGACGTCATTACAAAATTTTTACTGACTGTGTTGTACATTTGACGTCATTACAAAACGTTTACTGACtttgtttgtacatttgacGTCATTACAAAACGTTTACTGACTGTGACGTCATTACAAAACGTTTACTGACTGTTTGTACATTTGACGTCATTACAAAACGTA
The nucleotide sequence above comes from Glandiceps talaboti chromosome 10, keGlaTala1.1, whole genome shotgun sequence. Encoded proteins:
- the LOC144440825 gene encoding medium-chain specific acyl-CoA dehydrogenase, mitochondrial-like; amino-acid sequence: MALRKLVKLASIRNLNRLARATVVRHKSSVPTEELTNEHQTAGLSFELSPELTQVQDIVRKFTREEIVPIAAEFDRTGEYPWVIIKKLWELGLLNPDIPEKYGGPGLGILDACVVGEEIAYGCSGMCTAALANSLGQMPVILAGNHEQKQKYLGRLMQEPLVAAYCVTEPGAGSDVAGIQLRAERKGDVYVLNGQKMWITNGGVANWYFVLARTHPDPKAQASEAFTGFIVDRDTPGLQPGRKEWNMGQRCSDTRGISFEDVVVPKENVLRGEGGGFKIAMGAFDKTRPPTAAGAVGLAQRALDEATKYALERKTMGKVIARHQAIAFMLAEMAMGIEASRLLVYRSADQTDKGERNTYFSSIAKAFAADVANKAAADAVQIFGGNGFNSEYPVEKLMRDAKIFQIYEGTSQIQRMIIAREWINKMKSGGN